The Mustela erminea isolate mMusErm1 chromosome 6, mMusErm1.Pri, whole genome shotgun sequence genome includes a region encoding these proteins:
- the LOC116592511 gene encoding ATP synthase subunit g, mitochondrial-like gives MAQFVRNLAEKALALVNAAVTYSKPRLATFWHYVKVELVPPTPAEIPTAIQSLKTIVKSAQTGSFKQLTVKEALLNGLVATEVWMWFYVGEIIGKRGIIGYNV, from the coding sequence ATGGCCCAGTTTGTCCGTAACCTGGCGGAGAAGGCCCTGGCGCTGGTGAACGCTGCTGTGACTTACTCAAAGCCTCGATTGGCTACATTTTGGCACTATGTCAAAGTTGAGCTGGTTCCTCCAACCCCTGCTGAGATCCCTACAGCTATTCAGAGCTTGAAAACAATAGTCAAGAGTGCTCAAACTGGTAGCTTCAAACAGCTCACAGTTAAGGAAGCTCTGCTGAATGGTTTGGTGGCCACCGAGGTGTGGATGTGGTTTTATGTCGGCGAGATCATAGGCAAGCGTGGCATCATTGGCTATAATGTTTGA